GGTGAAGGGGGCCAAGGAGATCCGCGGCACGGCCCACGTCGGCAGCGGGAGCTACGCCTTCACCATCGGGAAGGCGAAGAAGTCGTCCGGGCTCTACCGAGCGAACAGCACGGTGGCCGGCGCGAAGATCGAAGGCGGCTGGATCGTCCTTCCGGACGGCGAGCAGGTCGGCATTCTCAAGCGCGACGGCAAGCCCTCCCCGGCGCCGGGGATCGACCCGGAGACCGGTGCGGTGACGGTCGACGGACAGCAGCTCACGGCCCGTCCGGTAACCCCCTGACCCAGGGCCCTTCTGATGGATCTCCGCGGCGTCGCGACGCCCGGCACGCACGCTCACCGCACGCACCGAACGCCGCTCCTTCTTCCACGGAGATCCATCAGAAGGACCCAAACCCGAAGGAGTCGATCATGACCGTCGACCCGAACGCGGCCACCCAGAGCTGGCCCTCGCCCGAACCCGAGCGCCGCCCCGGCCCGGCCCGCTACCTGACCCCCGCCCTCGTGGCCGCCGCGGTGGCGGTCGCCCTGGGCGCGTACGGCAAGGTCCACGACCCGACGGGGACGGCCTTCAACCTCGCCGGCTTCAGCAGCACGGGCGCGGTGAAGTCGTGGCTCGCGACGGTCGCGTTCTTCTTCGCGATCGTGCAGCTCGTCTCGGCCCTGATGCTGTACGGCAAGCTGCCCGGCCCGAGCTGGTCCGCCACCCTGCACCGCTGGTCCGGCCGCGTGGCCTTCCTGGTCGCGGTGCCGGTCGCGGTGCACTGCCTGTACGCGCTGGGCTTCCAGTCGTACGAATCACGCGTTCTGTGGCACTCCGTGCTGGGTTGCTTCTTCTTCGGTGTGTTCAGTGCCAAGATGCTGCTGCTCCGCTCGGAGCGACTTCCCGGCTGGCTGCTGCCGATCGTCGGCGGGCTCGTCTTCACCGCGCTCACGATCCTCTGGCTGACCTCGGCCCTCTGGTTCTTCCGCACCTTCGGAGTCACGACATGACGCACAGCCCGACGCGGCGCACGATCCTTCTCACGACGGGCGCGGCCGCGCTGACCGTCGGCTGCGGCGAGTACGGCAACGAGAA
This portion of the Streptomyces canus genome encodes:
- a CDS encoding DUF6529 family protein, with the translated sequence MTVDPNAATQSWPSPEPERRPGPARYLTPALVAAAVAVALGAYGKVHDPTGTAFNLAGFSSTGAVKSWLATVAFFFAIVQLVSALMLYGKLPGPSWSATLHRWSGRVAFLVAVPVAVHCLYALGFQSYESRVLWHSVLGCFFFGVFSAKMLLLRSERLPGWLLPIVGGLVFTALTILWLTSALWFFRTFGVTT